The Candidatus Eisenbacteria bacterium genome window below encodes:
- a CDS encoding tetratricopeptide repeat protein: MTGERRVALLAKILALYVGRSLLPIQLSAFYTIAGQPIGPIALAGIIAALLLAAGFFYLRRRIPAAAFGIALFLLPLGTVMNLFFTLRIWMADRYLLFPTIGSSLALVAVAAPLYGRLRGAGARAASRPLRNAIAVAAALAIGLYSYLTVMRTSLWTSRVELWSDVVRKALHLGGSGPVTSGELGLVTTLPTAVTGPIVSLTRAYEAEGKEAEAGRISAMLSRSGSGSTEEKELALAQKDIEAGRLTEAIRRLQPISDGRSWIAPMATLWIGAAESRMGNEEASQATFQRAIEKYRQTGQPATDAHFAIGTIELNKGRYAKAAEWFRLAESESPHEAKSAFFLGRALVQGGNPAEAMQLFKRIAAGELPILSGSQFTMPDVFVQLGVAAQKLGHNQEAIGYWEEALRRAPDHPERQAILAGIASLRGAPAH; the protein is encoded by the coding sequence ATGACCGGGGAACGACGAGTCGCCCTGCTGGCGAAGATCCTGGCGCTCTACGTCGGCCGCTCGCTCCTTCCGATCCAGCTCTCGGCGTTCTACACGATCGCGGGGCAGCCCATCGGCCCGATCGCCCTCGCGGGGATCATCGCGGCGCTTCTGCTTGCCGCGGGCTTCTTCTACCTGCGCCGGCGGATACCCGCCGCCGCTTTCGGGATCGCGCTCTTCCTGCTGCCTCTTGGAACCGTGATGAATCTGTTTTTCACGCTGCGGATCTGGATGGCCGACCGCTATCTCCTGTTCCCCACGATTGGATCCTCGTTGGCCCTCGTCGCGGTCGCGGCGCCCCTCTACGGGAGGCTGCGCGGGGCAGGCGCGAGAGCCGCCTCTCGGCCGCTACGGAACGCGATCGCCGTGGCGGCGGCGCTCGCGATCGGGCTCTATTCGTACCTGACCGTCATGCGGACCTCCCTCTGGACGAGCCGCGTTGAATTGTGGAGCGACGTCGTACGGAAGGCGCTCCATCTGGGCGGATCGGGACCGGTGACGTCGGGCGAGCTGGGTCTGGTGACGACCCTCCCCACAGCGGTCACCGGCCCGATCGTAAGCCTCACGCGGGCCTATGAGGCTGAGGGCAAGGAGGCCGAGGCGGGACGCATTTCCGCGATGCTGAGCCGGTCCGGCAGCGGCTCCACCGAGGAGAAGGAGCTGGCCTTGGCGCAGAAGGACATCGAGGCGGGGCGGCTCACGGAGGCGATACGGCGCCTCCAGCCGATCTCGGACGGCCGGTCGTGGATCGCGCCGATGGCGACGCTCTGGATCGGCGCGGCGGAGAGTCGAATGGGAAACGAGGAGGCTTCGCAGGCGACGTTCCAGCGCGCGATCGAGAAATACCGCCAGACCGGCCAGCCCGCGACGGATGCCCACTTTGCCATCGGCACCATCGAGCTCAACAAGGGGCGCTATGCGAAGGCCGCGGAGTGGTTCCGACTTGCCGAGAGCGAGTCGCCGCACGAGGCCAAGTCAGCGTTCTTCCTGGGGAGAGCCCTGGTGCAGGGCGGAAACCCCGCGGAGGCGATGCAGCTCTTCAAGCGGATCGCCGCGGGCGAGCTTCCCATCCTCTCGGGTAGCCAATTCACGATGCCCGACGTATTCGTCCAGCTGGGCGTGGCGGCGCAGAAGCTGGGCCACAACCAGGAGGCGATCGGCTACTGGGAGGAGGCCCTACGCCGCGCGCCGGACCACCCGGAGCGGCAGGCGATCCTCGCCGGGATCGCGTCCCTCCGCGGCGCTCCCGCGCACTGA
- a CDS encoding glycosyltransferase family 39 protein, with protein sequence MSHPPRKRAAAEWTAKPAPKGKPGGPRHGPFRFPWFGPVALAVLTALVYARSFAVPIHDSDDYVYFFRDARVEHLSWGNIWRILTEPFFANFHPLTTLTFAIDRAIWGTWVPGFHLTQLAFYLGGVLGLYFLFSRILEWRAGAFVAAALFATHTIHVESVAWLASRKDVVCLVFYAWALYSYTRYAAASEFRLGPYAVTFVLTAAAMLSKGYAVVLPATFLAYDLCFTDGLTRRRILDKLPFLALTIATILPGQRAHPDGDDRGTTSRPAGEDPGALRRPLAPSDPALGVLHDRGAAHRPDRPRGDHRGASACRGLLLPAPADTRRRFRDRALPAASWNRDESVFHAADLDGRPLSPVPHDWILVGPRRGRGAPLREAARGRRESRLSAATERDRRGGGARDRALFVPDRHADLPLDEPR encoded by the coding sequence ATGTCCCACCCGCCCCGAAAGCGCGCCGCCGCCGAGTGGACCGCCAAGCCGGCCCCGAAGGGGAAACCCGGCGGCCCGCGCCACGGTCCTTTCCGATTTCCCTGGTTCGGCCCGGTCGCCCTTGCCGTCCTGACCGCTCTGGTCTACGCGCGATCGTTCGCGGTGCCCATCCATGATTCGGACGACTACGTCTATTTCTTCCGGGACGCCCGCGTGGAGCATCTCTCGTGGGGAAATATCTGGCGCATCCTGACCGAGCCGTTCTTCGCGAACTTCCACCCGCTCACGACCCTGACCTTCGCGATCGATCGCGCGATATGGGGCACGTGGGTGCCCGGCTTTCATCTCACCCAGCTCGCCTTTTACCTGGGCGGAGTCCTGGGCCTCTATTTCCTCTTCTCGCGGATCTTGGAATGGCGCGCCGGCGCCTTCGTGGCGGCGGCGCTCTTCGCGACCCACACGATCCACGTGGAGTCGGTCGCCTGGCTGGCCTCGCGGAAGGACGTTGTCTGCCTGGTCTTCTACGCGTGGGCGCTCTACTCGTACACCCGCTACGCCGCCGCTTCGGAATTTCGTCTGGGGCCGTACGCGGTCACCTTCGTCCTCACGGCTGCCGCGATGCTCTCGAAGGGCTACGCGGTCGTCCTCCCGGCGACGTTCCTGGCCTACGACCTCTGCTTTACCGACGGCCTCACCCGCCGCCGGATCCTGGACAAGCTGCCGTTCCTCGCGCTGACCATCGCGACGATCTTACCGGGACAGCGCGCTCATCCAGACGGCGATGACCGGGGAACGACGAGTCGCCCTGCTGGCGAAGATCCTGGCGCTCTACGTCGGCCGCTCGCTCCTTCCGATCCAGCTCTCGGCGTTCTACACGATCGCGGGGCAGCCCATCGGCCCGATCGCCCTCGCGGGGATCATCGCGGCGCTTCTGCTTGCCGCGGGCTTCTTCTACCTGCGCCGGCGGATACCCGCCGCCGCTTTCGGGATCGCGCTCTTCCTGCTGCCTCTTGGAACCGTGATGAATCTGTTTTTCACGCTGCGGATCTGGATGGCCGACCGCTATCTCCTGTTCCCCACGATTGGATCCTCGTTGGCCCTCGTCGCGGTCGCGGCGCCCCTCTACGGGAGGCTGCGCGGGGCAGGCGCGAGAGCCGCCTCTCGGCCGCTACGGAACGCGATCGCCGTGGCGGCGGCGCTCGCGATCGGGCTCTATTCGTACCTGACCGTCATGCGGACCTCCCTCTGGACGAGCCGCGTTGA
- a CDS encoding J domain-containing protein has protein sequence MKFRDYYEVLGVPRTAKPEEIKRAYRKLARKHHPDLQPPAQRAKASERFKEINEAYEVLSDPEKRAKYDALGENWKSGMDFAQEPSPGRSAAGSGGPAEWEDFGQFSDFFNSIFGGSAGRAGGAGRGGVRFTTPGRDVEAELPLTLDEMLRGGKRRITLNGDRSLDVDIPLGVRDGTVLRLAGQGEPGAGGGPAGDLFLRVRPVPDARYRVAGDDIEMDLPLWPWQALLGTEVRIETPEGPVNLKVPPGTQSGRRLRLRGRGLPRKGSARGDFYAVPTIVIPENPSAAEREAYEALKREASAPADRPARG, from the coding sequence GTGAAGTTCCGGGACTACTACGAGGTGCTCGGCGTGCCGCGCACGGCGAAGCCCGAGGAGATCAAGCGCGCCTATCGGAAGCTTGCGCGGAAGCACCATCCCGACCTTCAGCCTCCGGCTCAGCGCGCCAAGGCCTCGGAACGCTTCAAGGAGATCAACGAGGCCTACGAGGTACTGAGCGATCCGGAGAAGCGCGCCAAATATGACGCCCTCGGAGAGAACTGGAAGAGCGGGATGGATTTCGCGCAGGAGCCGAGCCCCGGGCGGAGCGCAGCTGGATCCGGCGGGCCGGCCGAGTGGGAGGATTTCGGCCAGTTCAGCGACTTCTTCAATTCCATTTTCGGCGGTTCCGCGGGACGCGCGGGAGGCGCGGGACGCGGCGGCGTTCGGTTTACGACGCCGGGGCGCGATGTCGAGGCGGAGCTGCCGCTGACGCTGGATGAGATGCTCCGCGGCGGCAAGCGCCGCATCACGCTGAACGGCGACCGCAGCCTCGACGTGGACATCCCCCTCGGAGTGCGCGACGGAACCGTGCTCCGCCTGGCGGGCCAGGGCGAGCCGGGCGCAGGGGGCGGCCCGGCGGGGGATCTCTTCCTTCGCGTGCGCCCGGTGCCGGACGCGCGCTACCGGGTCGCCGGCGACGATATCGAGATGGATCTTCCGCTCTGGCCGTGGCAGGCGCTGCTCGGCACGGAGGTCAGGATCGAGACGCCAGAAGGGCCGGTGAATCTCAAAGTGCCCCCTGGAACCCAGAGCGGCCGGCGCCTGCGCCTGCGCGGGCGAGGACTGCCGCGAAAGGGCAGCGCCCGCGGCGACTTTTACGCGGTCCCGACGATCGTGATCCCGGAGAATCCGAGCGCCGCGGAGCGGGAGGCGTACGAGGCCCTGAAGCGCGAGGCATCTGCGCCCGCCGATCGGCCGGCCCGCGGGTGA
- the gspH gene encoding type II secretion system protein GspH, with protein sequence MSERNSRGFSLVELVVVVTIMGIMFAIGVPSYLTYRRSQELRGAASNIASQIRLARATAIMTGRTQRFHLYKSFNGYDYHVHDDTGPIKSGWTLPNGITYAWGSALVSVDLDKDGRASAPLDIELVREDGQRDTLFVQKSGMVFMR encoded by the coding sequence GTGTCGGAACGCAACAGTCGAGGCTTCTCGCTCGTCGAGCTGGTGGTCGTGGTCACGATCATGGGGATCATGTTCGCGATCGGCGTTCCTTCCTATCTCACCTACCGGCGGTCCCAGGAACTGAGGGGCGCGGCGTCGAACATCGCGAGCCAGATCCGGCTCGCGCGGGCGACCGCGATCATGACCGGCCGGACGCAACGCTTTCATCTCTACAAGAGCTTCAACGGCTACGACTACCACGTGCACGACGACACCGGCCCGATCAAGTCGGGCTGGACCCTCCCCAATGGCATTACCTACGCCTGGGGGTCCGCTCTCGTGAGCGTGGACCTGGACAAAGACGGCCGCGCGTCGGCCCCACTCGATATCGAGCTCGTCCGCGAGGACGGGCAGCGCGACACCCTCTTCGTCCAGAAGTCGGGCATGGTGTTCATGCGATGA
- a CDS encoding prepilin-type N-terminal cleavage/methylation domain-containing protein gives MRQERRTLSMKRNPEQGVTLLETLVAMTVLAIGIVAVAKVFPSITGSQIEAKMLTTGTYYSREKVEELMALPWTDAALSDGRHPGGTATENMGSSNQWHRYYNVTTLVGALSDLKRVTVTVTWQMQGSDTTTTTTYFRR, from the coding sequence ATGAGACAGGAACGGCGGACTCTCTCGATGAAGAGGAACCCCGAACAGGGCGTGACGCTCTTGGAGACCCTCGTGGCGATGACCGTGCTGGCCATCGGCATCGTCGCGGTCGCGAAGGTGTTCCCGTCGATTACCGGGAGCCAGATCGAGGCGAAGATGCTTACGACCGGTACCTACTATTCGCGCGAGAAGGTAGAGGAGCTGATGGCGCTCCCCTGGACCGACGCGGCGTTGAGCGACGGCCGCCACCCCGGGGGCACGGCGACGGAGAACATGGGTTCGAGCAATCAGTGGCATCGCTACTACAACGTCACCACGTTGGTGGGGGCGTTGAGCGATTTGAAACGTGTCACCGTGACCGTCACGTGGCAAATGCAGGGAAGCGACACCACGACGACAACTACCTATTTCAGGAGATGA
- a CDS encoding prepilin-type N-terminal cleavage/methylation domain-containing protein, translated as MANAGKRHHDDNYLFQEMNMTAPTPSLRPRGVPAPKDRGFTLTETLVTIIILAIVTGALITIIMGAMRSKTTTTNEIESAQVATAAMDWIADDLRSAGYEADLAYPSAPQPGIAYIDSTQVLICSNKDPYPDTTQVKRGEPQAYQPSGNPRPGPLNGTSWEPPVKYRTGAEVTRYTLDVNDDGVINAADLAMTISSDARRTKNPNDYVLVRQVYGDSTGGVLGNNGGSPEKLAMVRAPGAGVPAIFTVYFKGSATPWDWAGGPVPSTRLGEIDRVLVQVTTESPEPNQQQRYARTTLRTQVQVGRNKPSFLVNTYAVDGYVYWDKNKDHVKNGTDVGIDNVAVRLGQVYSTVTNAAGYFLLRAPAGTYSLKHTPASAFGNFNVPDSFVVTIGPAVTRSFADTALAGGYVVSKVFKDLNSNQVKDGAEVGLSGLEVTVSGGSPVAVTDANGVARQFVKSGAFTATLTVPDSLTCTTTNPYSGTMLPGDSVIVNFALTDTPPGYVNGKVYRDDNRNGTADAGEPGIQNVYVNVVSGGGSVTQGYAYTDASGNYSITVPSNNPPGTNPYYVTVIPPPGFFSSSATSLGPLLVNAGQTLSGKNFGMAAYQIISLDASRVLSLASVDLQEHDWTGTNTATAHGDADLVLGADAGGTDNISVWFNQYNSTPLYSASPITPTGYTRNAPQSVIAMAIDTLDTNAPSSRPDLVTGTKAGATGNFFVWFNQNTSGNEGFFPPTFSTGQNYWTQDVGDVTSVLTMDCAGGAHPDIIVGTRSTISGRGSIEVWQNSEAATPTFTRQEIYPTAGSIPLNTLGEVAAMQLADVDNDGRRDLVVATKTGNWTGELLVFRNIGNTNGNRFTCVFDEPLGNNEAATSVACVDVNRDGKIDIVVGTQTGTNSGDLIYFRNDTVGSSVDFFTRKTIAAPGIVTALTAGDFGGTSYNDLAMGWRQDENGYGGGVLIYPLDVGTLTNNGSDPSAGAIKNFVAALAKNNFNYGVNPVTPSPPYLTDFAAGVKTGATTGALIVFIR; from the coding sequence GTGGCAAATGCAGGGAAGCGACACCACGACGACAACTACCTATTTCAGGAGATGAATATGACCGCGCCGACGCCGTCCCTGCGCCCTCGGGGAGTTCCAGCACCGAAAGACCGAGGCTTCACGCTGACCGAAACCCTCGTGACGATCATCATCCTCGCCATCGTCACGGGTGCGCTCATCACGATCATCATGGGGGCAATGCGCAGCAAGACGACCACGACGAACGAAATCGAATCCGCCCAGGTTGCGACGGCGGCGATGGATTGGATCGCGGACGACCTGCGGAGCGCCGGCTACGAGGCCGACCTGGCCTACCCATCCGCGCCTCAGCCCGGGATCGCGTACATCGACAGCACGCAGGTGCTCATCTGCTCGAACAAGGACCCGTATCCGGACACGACCCAAGTGAAGCGCGGGGAGCCGCAAGCCTACCAGCCCTCCGGTAACCCTCGCCCCGGGCCGCTCAACGGAACAAGCTGGGAGCCCCCCGTCAAATATAGGACCGGCGCCGAGGTCACGCGGTACACGCTCGACGTCAATGACGACGGCGTGATCAACGCGGCCGACCTCGCCATGACGATCTCATCCGACGCCAGGCGCACCAAGAATCCGAACGACTACGTTCTGGTACGGCAGGTGTACGGCGATTCGACCGGCGGTGTCCTGGGCAACAACGGTGGGTCTCCTGAGAAGCTCGCGATGGTCCGCGCTCCGGGCGCCGGCGTGCCCGCCATTTTCACCGTCTACTTCAAGGGCAGCGCCACGCCGTGGGATTGGGCCGGCGGCCCGGTTCCGTCGACGCGGCTCGGAGAGATCGACCGCGTTCTCGTGCAGGTCACGACGGAGAGCCCCGAGCCGAATCAGCAGCAGCGCTACGCGCGGACGACGCTTCGTACCCAAGTTCAAGTGGGCCGTAACAAGCCGTCGTTCCTCGTGAACACCTACGCCGTGGACGGTTATGTCTATTGGGACAAGAACAAGGATCACGTGAAGAACGGGACCGACGTGGGAATCGACAACGTGGCGGTCCGCCTGGGTCAGGTCTACAGCACGGTCACGAACGCGGCCGGCTACTTCTTGCTGCGCGCACCCGCCGGTACGTACTCGCTGAAACACACCCCCGCCTCGGCCTTCGGGAACTTCAATGTTCCCGACAGCTTCGTGGTCACGATCGGGCCGGCTGTCACGCGCTCATTCGCGGACACCGCTCTGGCCGGCGGCTATGTGGTCAGCAAGGTGTTCAAGGACCTGAACAGCAACCAAGTCAAGGATGGTGCCGAGGTCGGTCTTTCCGGGCTCGAGGTCACCGTGAGCGGAGGCAGCCCGGTGGCGGTCACGGACGCGAACGGCGTGGCCCGCCAGTTCGTCAAGAGCGGCGCGTTCACGGCGACGCTGACTGTCCCGGACAGCTTGACCTGCACCACGACGAACCCGTACTCGGGGACGATGCTTCCGGGCGACTCCGTCATCGTGAACTTCGCCCTGACGGATACGCCGCCCGGGTACGTCAACGGCAAGGTGTACCGCGACGACAATCGGAACGGAACCGCCGACGCCGGCGAGCCCGGGATCCAGAACGTGTACGTGAACGTGGTGTCGGGAGGCGGCTCGGTCACGCAGGGGTACGCCTATACCGACGCGAGCGGCAACTACTCCATCACCGTGCCCTCCAACAACCCGCCGGGCACCAACCCCTACTACGTCACGGTCATCCCGCCGCCTGGGTTCTTCTCGTCGAGCGCGACCTCATTGGGGCCATTGCTCGTCAATGCCGGGCAGACGCTGAGCGGGAAGAATTTCGGTATGGCCGCCTACCAGATCATCTCGCTCGATGCGAGCCGCGTGCTGAGCCTCGCGAGCGTCGATCTTCAAGAGCACGACTGGACCGGGACGAACACCGCCACGGCGCACGGCGACGCCGACCTTGTGCTCGGAGCTGACGCCGGTGGGACGGACAACATATCCGTATGGTTCAACCAGTACAACTCGACGCCGCTCTACAGCGCCTCTCCCATTACTCCGACCGGATACACGCGGAACGCCCCGCAATCCGTGATCGCGATGGCGATTGACACGCTGGACACGAACGCGCCCAGCTCGCGGCCGGACCTCGTCACCGGAACCAAGGCCGGAGCCACCGGGAACTTCTTCGTGTGGTTCAATCAGAATACAAGCGGGAACGAAGGCTTCTTCCCGCCGACGTTCAGCACGGGCCAAAACTACTGGACCCAGGACGTCGGCGATGTGACCTCCGTGCTTACGATGGATTGCGCAGGAGGAGCCCATCCCGACATCATCGTCGGCACCCGGTCCACGATCTCGGGCCGCGGCTCGATCGAGGTCTGGCAAAACAGCGAGGCCGCGACCCCCACGTTCACCCGCCAGGAAATCTATCCCACGGCCGGGTCGATCCCCTTGAACACCCTGGGGGAGGTTGCCGCAATGCAGCTCGCGGACGTGGACAACGACGGCCGCAGGGACCTCGTCGTAGCGACCAAGACCGGGAACTGGACCGGCGAGCTCTTGGTCTTCCGGAATATAGGCAATACGAACGGCAACCGGTTCACGTGCGTCTTCGACGAGCCGCTCGGGAATAACGAGGCCGCGACGTCGGTGGCTTGTGTCGATGTGAACCGCGACGGGAAGATCGACATCGTGGTCGGCACGCAGACCGGCACCAATTCGGGCGACCTCATCTACTTCCGAAACGATACCGTCGGTTCGAGCGTCGACTTCTTCACCAGGAAGACGATCGCCGCGCCGGGCATCGTCACCGCCCTCACCGCGGGCGATTTCGGCGGCACATCGTATAACGACCTCGCGATGGGCTGGCGTCAGGACGAAAACGGCTACGGGGGCGGCGTGCTCATCTACCCCTTGGACGTCGGTACCCTGACCAACAACGGCTCCGATCCTTCCGCCGGCGCGATCAAGAATTTCGTCGCGGCGCTTGCGAAGAACAACTTCAACTACGGCGTGAATCCGGTAACGCCTTCGCCCCCCTACCTGACCGATTTCGCGGCAGGCGTCAAGACGGGCGCGACGACCGGTGCTCTCATAGTCTTCATTCGCTAG
- a CDS encoding septal ring lytic transglycosylase RlpA family protein, translating into MARPSIRTIAILVCLLPVTLTGCGASAQRAHRADTDAKVGYASFYAHRFHGRATAYGETYDENALTAAHRFLPLGTRVRVTNLANGRSVVLRINDRGPWAKNRLIDVSYAAAQELRFVRQGLARVRVEVVAQAD; encoded by the coding sequence ATGGCCCGTCCCAGCATTCGAACAATCGCGATTCTTGTCTGTCTGCTTCCAGTCACGCTGACCGGCTGCGGGGCCTCCGCCCAGCGCGCGCACCGCGCGGATACCGACGCGAAGGTCGGATACGCATCCTTTTACGCGCACCGATTTCATGGGCGCGCGACGGCGTACGGGGAAACCTACGATGAAAACGCCCTGACCGCCGCTCACCGGTTCCTCCCGCTCGGGACCCGGGTCCGGGTGACCAACCTGGCGAACGGGCGGAGCGTGGTCCTCCGCATCAACGATCGTGGCCCATGGGCCAAGAATCGCCTGATCGACGTCTCTTACGCCGCGGCCCAAGAGCTTCGCTTCGTCCGACAGGGCCTGGCCCGCGTGCGCGTCGAGGTCGTAGCGCAGGCGGACTGA
- a CDS encoding peptidase, translating into MARRIFPNAIAPPSVLAVLTLLGALLPNGPLAPPAASAATITIVNADGAGEGFNDTTPATPVGGNPGTTVGAQRLYVFQTAAGIWASILRSNVEIRVSAQFGPLTPCDASSGVLGSAGPTTVHRDFPGALIAGAWYHQALANKLTGSDLDPQADINANFNSSVGTSTCLTPGWYYGIDGNEGTQIELLPVVLHEIGHGLGFSTTTNGQTGLYLNSFPHVWDFFLFNPATGLHWNQMNQAQRAASATSCGNLVWDGAATTAGAARLLGPKPTLHVNSPAAAVGDYDVGTASFGPPLSSNGVTGDVVLANDGTGVLTNACEPLINVVAGKIVLLDRGGCTFVVKVKNAQNAGAIGVIVADSVAGCPPAGLGGSDPTITIPSVRISQSDGVLLKANLTGMNATLIQDPTKKAGTHVSGRVKMYAPLPYAAGSSVSHWDVSAEPNLLMEPAINTSLSSDPDLTVQLFADIGWLGTSGVQVVDGSGGPLQFSLGQSMPNPGADLTSVRFVVPSRGRVVMRLFDVSGRLVRTAVDETLGPGAYSAPIPTAGLAGGVYFYRLEAGGMSLSRRLAVLP; encoded by the coding sequence ATGGCCCGCCGAATCTTCCCGAACGCGATCGCGCCACCCTCAGTCTTGGCCGTCCTGACCTTGCTTGGCGCCCTCCTGCCGAATGGTCCCCTTGCTCCGCCCGCCGCCTCCGCCGCGACCATCACGATCGTGAATGCCGACGGCGCCGGCGAGGGTTTCAACGACACTACGCCCGCGACGCCCGTCGGGGGAAATCCCGGCACCACCGTCGGCGCGCAGCGTCTCTATGTGTTCCAGACGGCGGCGGGGATCTGGGCGAGCATTCTTCGGAGCAACGTCGAGATCCGGGTGAGCGCACAGTTCGGCCCGCTGACGCCCTGCGACGCGTCGAGCGGCGTGCTGGGAAGCGCCGGCCCCACCACCGTACATCGCGATTTCCCGGGGGCGCTCATCGCCGGGGCCTGGTATCACCAGGCCTTGGCGAACAAGCTGACCGGCTCCGATCTCGACCCACAGGCCGACATCAATGCCAATTTCAACTCGAGCGTCGGGACGTCGACCTGCCTCACCCCAGGCTGGTACTACGGCATCGACGGGAACGAAGGGACGCAAATCGAGCTGCTACCCGTCGTGCTCCATGAGATCGGCCACGGGCTGGGATTCAGCACCACGACCAATGGGCAGACGGGCCTCTACCTGAACAGCTTCCCGCACGTCTGGGACTTCTTCCTCTTCAACCCGGCCACCGGGCTTCACTGGAACCAGATGAACCAGGCGCAGCGGGCCGCGTCCGCCACGAGCTGCGGAAACCTGGTCTGGGATGGCGCCGCCACGACGGCCGGAGCCGCGCGGCTCCTGGGGCCGAAACCAACCCTGCACGTGAACAGTCCCGCCGCGGCCGTGGGCGACTACGATGTCGGCACGGCCTCGTTCGGGCCGCCCTTGAGCTCGAACGGGGTGACCGGGGACGTCGTGCTGGCGAACGACGGCACGGGCGTTCTGACGAACGCCTGTGAGCCGCTCATCAACGTCGTGGCCGGCAAGATCGTGCTCCTCGATCGCGGCGGCTGCACGTTCGTGGTCAAGGTCAAGAATGCCCAGAATGCCGGAGCGATCGGCGTCATCGTCGCGGACAGCGTCGCCGGCTGCCCGCCGGCCGGGCTGGGTGGGAGCGATCCGACGATCACGATCCCCTCGGTGCGGATCAGCCAGTCCGACGGGGTGTTGCTCAAGGCGAACCTGACCGGCATGAACGCCACGCTGATCCAGGATCCGACGAAGAAAGCGGGCACGCATGTGTCGGGGCGAGTCAAGATGTACGCGCCGCTCCCGTACGCCGCGGGCTCATCGGTATCCCACTGGGATGTCTCCGCCGAGCCGAACCTGCTCATGGAGCCGGCGATCAACACCTCGCTCTCGTCCGACCCGGACCTCACGGTGCAGCTCTTCGCCGACATCGGATGGCTGGGAACATCAGGGGTTCAAGTCGTCGACGGCTCGGGCGGCCCGCTCCAATTCTCGTTGGGGCAGAGCATGCCGAATCCCGGCGCCGATCTCACGAGCGTGCGCTTCGTGGTTCCTTCCCGCGGCAGGGTCGTGATGCGCCTCTTCGACGTGAGCGGCCGTCTCGTAAGGACCGCCGTGGATGAGACGCTGGGCCCGGGCGCTTACTCCGCGCCAATCCCCACCGCCGGTTTGGCCGGCGGCGTCTACTTCTACCGCCTCGAGGCCGGCGGGATGAGCCTCTCGCGAAGGCTCGCGGTGTTGCCGTAG
- a CDS encoding VOC family protein, whose translation MATTLQARSLFPALTVNDLKKSIQFYKDGLGFSIKEEMKDGGVLRGVIIEAGGVGLGISQDDFGKGRDRVKGVGMRFYLETDQDIAALAKQAKTAGITLNDGPGPLPWGPIGFTVTDPDGFKMTISNPA comes from the coding sequence ATGGCCACGACACTCCAGGCTCGCAGTCTCTTTCCAGCATTGACCGTGAATGACCTCAAGAAGAGCATTCAGTTCTACAAGGACGGGTTAGGATTTTCGATCAAGGAGGAGATGAAGGACGGAGGCGTGCTCCGGGGCGTCATTATCGAGGCTGGAGGGGTAGGCCTGGGGATCTCGCAGGACGATTTTGGGAAGGGCCGCGACCGGGTGAAAGGCGTGGGAATGCGCTTTTACCTCGAGACCGATCAGGATATCGCGGCGCTCGCGAAGCAGGCGAAGACGGCGGGGATCACCCTGAACGATGGGCCCGGACCTCTTCCCTGGGGACCGATCGGATTCACGGTGACGGACCCCGACGGATTCAAGATGACGATCTCGAATCCTGCGTGA
- a CDS encoding VOC family protein gives MKAIRPFLWFDNQAEEAARFYTSIFKNSKIGTIARYGDSGAAAAGRPKGSVMTVTFQLNGQEYMALNGGPHFKFSEAFSFMVSCENQKEIDEFWEKLSDGGQEGPCGWLKDKYGLSWQVVPAALDEWMKDASGAERVMAAVLKMKKLDIKTLKEAYEQGEKAGVR, from the coding sequence ATGAAGGCAATCAGGCCGTTCCTGTGGTTCGACAACCAAGCCGAAGAAGCAGCCCGTTTCTACACGTCCATTTTCAAGAACTCCAAGATCGGGACCATCGCCCGCTATGGGGACTCGGGGGCCGCGGCCGCCGGAAGGCCGAAGGGATCGGTGATGACGGTGACATTCCAGCTCAACGGCCAGGAATACATGGCGCTGAACGGTGGTCCGCATTTCAAGTTCTCGGAGGCGTTCTCGTTCATGGTGAGCTGCGAGAACCAGAAAGAGATCGACGAGTTCTGGGAGAAACTCTCCGACGGCGGCCAGGAGGGACCGTGCGGCTGGCTCAAGGACAAGTACGGCCTATCGTGGCAAGTCGTTCCGGCCGCCTTGGACGAGTGGATGAAGGATGCGAGTGGGGCTGAGAGAGTGATGGCGGCCGTCCTCAAGATGAAGAAGCTGGATATCAAGACTCTGAAGGAAGCCTACGAGCAGGGCGAAAAGGCTGGAGTCCGCTAA